Part of the Campylobacter concisus genome, TACTTACTCACCTTATCATCGCCCTCTGGCACTGAAAGAAGCACAGCGTTAAAGTGTGAGCCAACATCATAGCTTGCAGGACAGACTAAATTTCCAACATTTTCTATAAAGACTAGATCAAGCTCGTTTAGCGGCAAATGATGAAGCCCTTCATGCACCATAAATGCGTCCAAGTGACAGGTCTGACCTGTGCTTATCTGATGAGCC contains:
- the hypB gene encoding hydrogenase nickel incorporation protein HypB, yielding AHQISTGQTCHLDAFMVHEGLHHLPLNELDLVFIENVGNLVCPASYDVGSHFNAVLLSVPEGDDKVSKYPVMFRAADVLLITKASLAPHFDFDIERVKSDARKLNPKVDIFVIVSKTVEGIDKWISYLEFKKELR